In Hyperolius riggenbachi isolate aHypRig1 chromosome 1, aHypRig1.pri, whole genome shotgun sequence, the genomic window tttttttttttttaaaagaacctACCTGCACTCCCCCTTACCATGAAAATGATCGCTGATCTATGAAATGAGGTGGAACATCCATAGTAGTAGCCAACACAGCCACAAGCTGGAAGTAAAGGATAGATAGTATAAGCAAATAATCACACTTCCTTACCAGATTTACCGAAAGGAAGTGTATGTATCAGCTGGTCCTACCTGTTAACAGCCAGAAAAAGGAGCTCCCGTATAAACAGCAGCTGGACGCTGATGCAGTGGGTGGAAATGGTTGCCAGGAGAGGTGCAGCCGCCGGCGTCTGCCCTCGCTTCCCTCAGGAATGACAGCCGGCAAGCCTTCCGGCTGTCCCCTCTAAGTAGCGTCAGCGTGACTTAGCCACGCCCCCCATCGCCGCTTCCGCGTTCCACTGTGTCCAAGCCAGCCTGGGAAGCGGAAGTTGTCAGCGGAGGGCGGCCATACTGCACCCTGTATGCGTGGGACGCAGGTCACAGAGCTGTGGAGCGCACGCCAGCCCGGagatagagagagggagagatagaGATTCAGGGGTGAATGGATGACCACCAAAGCAGCTAAAAAAGCGGCGACTAGGTAATAAAGCGTTCCTTGTAATCCATACATTTAGTGTGGAAATGGTAGAACAGTGCAGCTTTATTTTAGATATCGGacccccaagaccagcagaatGGGGTCCCCACCAGCCAGACTGATTTACAGTCGTTATGAGGTGGCAACGCAGCAGGCGAGGCAACCTGCGCGGAAGGCTACATGATGCAGCCGGCAAGGGGGTAAAAGAAAAGCGTACCTGCAGGAATCTCCTGCGACAGTCCTGTGAGGTGGAGGGACAGGAAAAAAAGACAGGGATGGGAGGGTCAGTAAAACCTTTATAGACATTTGTCCTGTGGGGTATTGGGGGTGGGGCCAATACccgttgtgctgccatggaggcatagggaAAATGGGAAACACAGCTATCAGCCTGTGGTGCATACACACTTGTGTAACCACATGGCACAGTGCTTCTGATCATAGCCACACCCTTCTAATCTGCAGCAGAGTCACAAGTTCAAGGAACTGGTTTTATTTGAAGGATACAGGAAATGAAAGCAGAGCCGCCAGTTTGATTCATTGTGTTATTTTTAAAGGTATAACAAAAGTGCAGAAACTGAGGATTCCCATAACATAAAGGTGCATTACTGCCTGGCTTCATCAAGGTATCACCTTAGAATGTTATAGATCAAATTTGTGAACCACGTTGTCAGAGATTGAGTGCATGGTGTACAGTGTACGGTGGTGTGTTAATGCATCATTATATAATTAAATAATCCTATCCCTACAGATAGAAAATGTAAACTTACATGACTGGATCTATTaatgtcatatatatatatatatcaggcgtgatatatatatatatatatatatatatatatatatatatatatatatatatatatatatatatatatatatatatggcgtgatagagatatatacagtatatatatatatatatatatatatatatatatatatatatatatatatatatgtatatatatatgtatatgtatatgtatatgtatatatatatgtatatgtatatatatatatatgtatatgtatatatatatatgtatatgtatatatatatatatgtatatatatatgtatatgtatatatatatgtatatatatatatatatatatatatatatatatgtatatatatatatatatatatatatatatgtgtatatatatatatgtatatatatatgtatatatatatatatatatactgtatatatctctatcacgctatatatatatatatatatatatatatatatatatatatatatatatatatatatatatatatatcacgcctgatatatatatatatatatgacattAATAGATCCAGTCATGTAAGTTTACATTTTCTATCTGTAGGGATAGGATTATTTAATTATATAATGATGCATTAACACACCACCGTACACTGTAcaccatgcatatatatatatatacatatatatatgtatatatatatatatatatatatatatatatatatgtatatatatatatatatgtatatatatatgtatatatatatatatatatatatatatatatatatatatatatatatatgtatatatatatatatatgtatatatatatatatgtatatatatatgtatatatatatatatgtatatatatatatatgtatatatatatgtatatatatatatatatgtatatatatatatatatgtatatatatatgtatatatatatatatatatatgtatatatatatatatatatatatgtatatatatgtatatatatatatatatatatatatatatatatgtatatatatatatatatatatgtatatatatatatgtatatatatatgtatgtatatatatatatatatatatatatatatatatatatatgtatatatatatatatatatgtatatatatgtatatatatgtatatatgtatatgtatatatgtatatatatgtgtatatatatatatgtatatatatatatgtatatatatatatgtatatatatatgtatatatatatatatatatatatatatatatatatatatatatatatatatatatatcgtctttcccctaaaataacacatcccccgaaaataagacctatcttatatttcaagcatgcttgaaatataagacatcctccAAAAATAAGACCTAGTGACAGAGTTCCCCCCCATGCTTGCCCGCTCTTTCACCTGCCTGCTTTACCTAATCTGCTCCTGGCCCTCACCTTACCTAATCTGCTCCTGCCCCCCCTTACCTAATCTGCTCCTGGCCCCCACCTTAAAGTCTGTATCCCCCTGCAGTTTATGCTGGCATAGCGGTGCACAAATCAGCTGAGACTTTGCGAAAGCAGCTGCGgtaatgtatccagtaacagcgctgccctatacaggaagtgacctctgtttacttcctgtcagtgctgttactggatacattacCATAGCTGCTTTCGCCGCAAGTCTCTGCTGATGTGTGCACCGCTATGCCAGCATAAACTGCAGGGGGATCCAGACTTTAAGGTGGGGGCCAGGAGCGGGAGCAGATTAGGTAAGGTGAGCTGCTGAGCGAACAGGCGAGCATGGGGggctctgactatatacactggctatacagggaggtctgactacatatacactggctatacaggggggtctgactatatatacactggctatacagggggctctgactatatacactggctatacagggggggtctgactatatatacactggctatacaggggggtctgactatatatacactggctatacaggggggtctgactatatatacactggctatataggggttctgactatatacactggctatacaagggggtctgactacatatacactggctatatgggggttctgactatatacactggctatacagggggggctgactatatacactggctatacagggggatctgactatatagacTAAAGGAGATCtggctacccccacaaaatataagacctccccgaagccctagcacatattttgaaggcaacattaatataagacagtgtctttttTTTGGGGAAACAATATTTCCAAGTTCTGGGACCCACTAGGAATTGCTGCAGCTCTTGTGAATTGTGCATGCGATGTGTGCAGCAATTCCAAGGCCAATTGCAATTGCGTTTCCCTGAAATTTGAAGCGCTGACAGTAAACTGTACAGTGCTTCCAActagcatttctttttttttctttttaaataaactttattatacttactagGTGTCCCAATGTCCAGCTTCTGTCCATAGCACTGCCCCTTaacggaagaggtcataggtgcttctctaggaccaatcagagaagcacctgtgacctcttctgctaagGGGAGGGGCTATGAGCTGAAGCTAGACATCAGGACACTCGGTAAGTttaattaactttatttaaaaatcaaAATGCTCAGCCCTCAAATCAATCGCTTGGAAAAGCAATGTTGCAGCTCTTCTGCATATCCTGAGATTGCAATTAACTGTAATCACAcccactctagtgggttccagaccatttattattatttatatagcgccaacatcttatgcagcactgtacagagaatatagtcttgccaactaacttatctgtatgggatgtgggaggaaaccacagtgcccgaaggaaacctacacagacacagggagaacatacaaactccttgcagatgttgacctggctgggatttgaaccggggacccagtgctgcaaggcaagagtgctaaccactacgccaccatgctgcccaaacaAAGTTTTTaatacattggcaaagcattttttgGAATCATCCCTGCCAGTCACAAAGTCAAACACCTAACTGAGAATAGTTGCACTGAGATGTCACATTTGAAGCTTTGACAGTCATCACATTTATTTCCAGACAACTTTCAAACAGTACATAAGCAAtgtgttgtttttaattactACTGCCTAATAATATAATAATTCAGGAAATATGTTTTCATTAGTAACtttcttattttcacttcatatgAATGTGATGCTTCCATCGCAGTTACATGAAGCATGAAGTTAAATGCAACTCTGTGACTCTCTCCACAAGTAATGGCGCTGAACTGCTCTGCGCGGCATTATCCGAGTTTTCGAGTGAGGAAACCCAGATTCGAACAACAACACTACTAACAAACAGCCATACGGTAAGGTTGTAGAAGTGAGGAAGCAGAGAAGAGAAAAGGTGAAACGAATTCAGctatacaggaaaaaaaagaaagttactAATATAAACACATTTCCTAAATTTCACAATATTATTAGGTAGTAGTAccggtaatttaaaaaaaacgcatTGCATATGTAATGCTTGAAAATAGTCTGGAAATAAGTGTAAAATGAATTCtaaactagttgacctaagcccatttaaaaaacgggctctaggtctcttcacacCGCCACCGCCGCTAGTCAGTGCGCACCCGCCCGTCGCGTGCGCACCCATCTGCCAGCCCGCCGCACGCACCAACCCACCGTGCATGCTCACCTGTCCGCTGCCCGCTGTCCGCGCGCACCCGTTACCCCTGATCGCTCGGCAGGCCCGCccaccctgcgtcctgtcccaacagctgtcagtgcttgacatgcgcagtagcgcaaagcactgacacagggacagacgcaggaacacttgtattttattatataggatgcaaCATCTCAGTGCAACTGTTCTTAGGTGTAGGTGACTTTGCAACTGGCAAGGCAATAGTGCAGAAGGTGAAATGCTGTGATTAGCAACCAACCTCACAAATTATTCAACCCGGATTCAAACAACaacactgacagctccaggctggagataaatctcacttgttttaccacatgctctaatctttgtgaattgacatgtaTTAAATTAATAagggtgaaagagcccttagggccgGGGTACCCATTGAGTCGACTGCAATCTACTAGTGGATCCCAAACAACTATTGGGTAGATCGCGGTTGAACACACAAGTGAAGTGCGGCATGCTGAAATTGCAGTGCCGGCCAACAAGGGCAACATCCAATCAGTGTGGTGAATTTGTTCACAAAGCCCTGCGTGCCGAAACGTCTGTGCAGTACTGTGGCTATGACACAATAAAAATTGAGCTATAATTGCCTAagaatccaggtagagacccgatCATTTCTTCTACTGCTGTGTACTTTTGCAGCTTGTCTGGGTCCTGGTGCaggctggttgactccctggataCAACATTTCTGGAAGTAGTCAAGCGATTGGAAAATCATTTTCGATTTATttaggtatttaccacacaagtcagtaatttacctcactagtcagtaattttagttttccatgcggtaacagccttaggGAATTGACATTTCACCAAATGTTCTGTAAAATTATCTGTTTTCTGCATAATGCAtgctttagggctcatttccactatcacgaattcgcatgcgtttttcgcatgcaaattcgcatagcaatacaagtgaatgggactggttttctgtgcagaaaaaattcgcatggcagagccatcagaatccgcatgccgcataccgctatgcgaatcgcatacaatgtatttaataggaaattcgcatgaggttttggtatgcgaatttttatgcgaattcgcatagaaacaatggaaaagcacaccagcactgccatggttaaatttgcatgcatcatcatccatgcgaattcgtgtgcgaattcgcatgaaaattcgcatggacccgcatgcgaatttcgcatccgcatgcgaatttttcccccggcgattcgcaccgcacaagtggaaatgcagcctcactgCTTTACTAATGCTTAGTAAATTGAATCTTATGACTCCATCCAGCATCTCTCATCGTCATTATATAGGGGCAGAAATATTAGGAAATAACACCTTGTTTGATATAGGGCCTGTCACTAATTCACCTAAAATAAAGATGCTGAACATTAAATCGTgtgtaatcactagttgtaatttgatccctcccccgtgtcacatgactgcctatggcagataagcagataagcccatttgaatgcacaggatgttaacaatatgtctgcttccatgaatcaggaagcaaaaaaactgtgcagatttattttaggatttgtatcagctgtaaaaaagaaatgttttttgtttaaaggttattatgctgttgtgtatcttttagagcagagaggatgttctgagttcaggtccactttaagacagaGCTTGACATGATAGGCTCTGTGTTTTATACTGGAAGTATTCTTTAACCTTTTGCCAGCCATTTTTCCTTTAATTTGTTACATGCGCTGCAGCGACACATTCTTTTGTGCCTCCCCAGCACCTGCCAGTGTGCCTTCTGCAGCCTAATGCCGAGTGGCGCAGGGGGTGCTTGAGATTTACCTCATCTGGATGCAGGATTGGCTCTACTATTAGCCTGATATAACcgactgcagccctgccccaagtTATTGAACACAAGATAACTCGTTCATAGCTGGTAATGGGTTAAGACACATGCATACCATTCCCAGTATTTACAGCATTACCTGTgccaacagagccgggacaaggtcctccagcacccaaggctgacaacaaaatgcgcccctccatccccgccaccccagtcatcacacactgattgctgttagactaagatgtGCCCCCAACTGCCCtcaacaccttaaccacttgccgaccgcgcactcatgacgcgcgtcggcaaagtggcagctgcaggaccagcgacgcaaatCTGCGTCGCCCGGCTGCAGGCtagttaatcaggaaacagccgctcgcgcgagcggctgcttcctgtcaattcacgacggggggctccgtgaatagcctgcgggctgccgaacgcagctcgcaggctaaatgtaaacacaagcggaaataatcagctttgtttacatttgtacaacgctgctaacagtagcagcgttgtactagatcagcgatctccggccaatcagcggccggggatcgctgtcacatgacaggcaggagcctgttagaggctgcacaggacagatccgttcctgtgcagcctccggtctctggggaagggagggaggagagggagagggggaatcctgcggtggagggggctttgaggtgcccccgccagccacacgcaggcaggagcgatcagacccccccagcatatcatccccctagtggggaaaaaaggggggcgatctggtctctctgcctggtgtttgatctgtgctgggggctgtagagcccacccagcacagatcagcaaaatcagcgctggtccttaagggggggtaaaggctgggtcatcaagtggttaatctctagttatctggcttgcagtcactgccatgtatccccttttcctatttatttctgcttcaaacacaataggagaatgatagctgagtgagttgtgctccccctcctacactgtgccctgagcctggagcctctctcgccctgTGTGCCAATACTGTTCTGAGGCTATGGTCACACTTGGCAAAAATCACAGACGTTTTCCACAACGTGAAAATGCCcgcaaaaacacacataatgcttcccaatgcacaaTCGCAGTGCACTGGGAGCATTGTGTGGTTTTCcaccaaggagagaaaaaaaatgttactttttaTGCTTTTTATCACACAAGGCATGTGATTCCCCTTTGCCGACAGTCAGCCAAGTGTTCTGATTCGGCCGCGGGAAAAGGCATTTGTTTTCCCGCAGCCATAAGTGTGACCCTaccctgacagtaaactagctacagtgcATGCTGATCCCTGTTATTCTCACTACTTTCAAAGGcccctcttcctggctgtaagTTTTTAACTTTTCACTCCTTATTATCCCAGTGCAGATGTTACTGTCATTTTTGTAATGTAAATAACAGGAGTGACATGGCGGTATTTTAAGATAGAGATAAAATTAGTAatgcattaaagcggacccaaaccaaacttttttttttttgttcaaaatatttagttgcaccactctgacacatacaaagataaataaacactccttcaagcctatgagcatttcagtgactgcttttcaccctcctctttgcataactagggttatacaggtggcagccattagcaattcctcctttgctggataccatctactccaccagtttgccggattttgagcccgttcagactgcacgcgtttccagccgcgttttggaaacgcgtgcgggtggccagacacgcacgacatcagaccgtgcatagagtgcactgtctgatgttcacactgcatgcgttccggacctgtgcggtccaggaacgcatgctgcatgcagattttgcaaaaatgcgcggctgtcccattcaccttTCAGTGATggtatcagccacgcaacgcataccaacgcggatggcgtgcgtttgtacgcgttgcgttccacatgcgtggccgtccgcgttttgtaATGTGAAACGGCCctttgtcccggcaatatgaaaggaagggaggggtttctccaataaatgtaaaatattttatatttgtcatcatgcagctgaaaaaaggctgctatttattattataatttagaaaatagattttattcctgaaatcttgtatttttaatttgggtccactttaacagagcTTCATGGAGCTATGCAGCTGCAAGAGAGATTTTGCTAAATGCCAGGATTGATTTGGAAATACGTTTAAAGTCAATTCAAAAACAAAATTAAAGCTTCCTAGAGTAACTTCAGTTCAGTGAATGGCGTGCGATTAGGAAACAAATGACCTTCCAAAACTCACAGCTCTGTGCAGGTGAGCGCACGTATATTGTAAACAACCTGGTTGATCACGGTTACAGTAACTAAGGGGAGGAGGAACAACTTGTCAGCCAGTGCCAGCAAGGAGTCCTGGTGGCCAGAGAGAACAGGCAGGGGAGTGATGCACATTTCAGAAAGCCAGGAagacattaaacaaaaagttaagaTCATCTATCACTCATGTGAATTAACAATTTCAATTCCTAATCTGGAGATAGAAAGACGTCCATTCAGGATCTGAAGACAGGGGTGAAAGATTACTGGAATACAGGGCACAGCGGAGTACAAGCTCTCAGCAAACATGCAGTGATGACGGCAGAGACATCAAACTAATATTAATGTGGCCTATGTAATATATTAATAGCATGGAAAGCCATTCTGTACTAATGGATGTGCGGCCGCAGTCCTCAGCAGAAGAGCAGAGCAGTGTGAAGCAATTACCTGAAAGTAGCCGGAAACCTGAAGCCATGAACTCTGTAGCAACCATCACCGACATTAAAGGGTAACTAGCTACCATAGATTTATTTACCAAAAAAACCCAACATTTTAATATACTTAAATTCTTTCACTTTAGTTTTCATCTGAAGGGCTCATATGAAACTGTTATTGTTTGATAAATATGTTTGAAGTGCAAGGATGCAGTTATTAGACTTGTTTCTCTTGAAATGATTACCATATTTACATTTGAATCAGGCATAAGTCCAAAGATGCTCATTAACAATCCAACTTCACGAATGATTGACTGTCTGACACGATCATTGCGACTGATCGGAGTTGATAGTTTGGGCCCACCAATAAAGGGGAACATTATAAGCTATCCGATCAGACTaaagcccggtgcacaccaaaacccgctagcagatccgcaaaatgctagcagattttgaaacacattttgttatttttctgtagcgtttcagctagcgttttgcggttttgtctagcggttttggtgtagtagatttcctgtattgttacagtaaagctgttactgaacagctactgtaacaaaaacgcctgcaaaaccgctctgaagtgccgtttttcagagcggtttgcgtttttcctatacttaacattgaggcagaaacgcatccacaatccaaaaaatgcctcacccaggcatttttcgtttctgcaaaacgcctcccgctctggtgtgcaccaccccattgagatacattgaccaagcggatccgcagccgcaagcggctgcagaaacgctgaaaaagccgctcggtgtgcaccagccctaaaattgTTCGGATATTTGGATAGAAATTTGTCATGGATCGGCACTATAAACGGTAACCGATCTAATTGATCATATGGTCAATCTTTCAGGAGATTGTACCGATAATGGGCACCATTATGTCTTGTACTAGTGGCtaggtagtgtactggttaagggctctgcctctgacacaggagacctgggttctaatcttggctcttcctgttcagtaagccagcacctattcagtgaggagaccttgggcaagactccctaacactgctattgcctatagagcatgccttagtggctgcagctctggcactttgagtctgtcGGGAGAAAAACACAATGTAAATGTTCTGGGTCTTTTGTCTACTATTGTCCCCAAACTTCTGCAACCAAATAGCCACAGTGTACTTTCTCGGCCGACCGCTATGGTATTCCTCCACAGCATCTCCTGTTGAGTGATCTATGGAGGGCCGCCAtcccaaaaattattttttttaagaaaatgctGAATGTAAACATACAAAGAGTTTATGTTGCTGAACTGATCAGTTATGATTAGACTTGGTGAAAAGCTACTGTCTATACAGCTACCCCCATCCTCTGTAACGGACCCTACTAAGGAACAGCAGTTAGCCACATGGTAGTTTTTCAGCTGATAACTATGGTATTCCCCAAcagcatctcctgctggcatctccctcccttcttcataGTACAGTACTTGCTGCACTAAGCATGCAGATCTGTGCCCTGACCACTGTACAGACTAAGCAAGTGTATATTCTCTGCCCTTAAGAAACATCCTTCTTtatcaaatcatctctttatattTCTAGTATTTAAGCAAGCTTTATTACATAGATATACCTGTGTTAAATTGTTATTTCACTGACCAAAACACTGAAGTGCTGCATGTCTCACAGTGAAACTTGCCTTGCATAACTATCAGCACTGAGTTGGGACTGATCGCTTTAAACTGAGCATCCCTATGGATGTGTAGGTTCCTGCCTCCCTGTGGAATTAATTTATTTTAGTAAACCGTGGAAGATATGGAGATGAGTGGAGATGCAGTATTTTTacatcctgctttgtgcagaaCTAAGAAACAACTGTTTAGGGTCCCTAGGGTGCTCAGGGGTGTGGTCTATTGCCAAGTATGGCTCCATGGTAACCCTGGCCCTTGATAATAATCACTAGCAGATAATGTCAGGGATTAAGCCAGCGTCATTATTGTCTTGCTGCTTCTTGAAGAAATTTCCCAAACAAATCAATAACTCTTCATAACAAGCAATTGGTATTTATCTTTAAGGAATAAAGAGTGCAACCTCTATACTTCTCTCATGACAGTTGTCCCTTTTCAGAAACACATGCTGTCTGTACACAGCTATGAACAAAATGTTTTTACTGTTTGTGAATTTCTGTTTCAATTTATTCTGCAGACTAGTGCATTCACATGTCCCTGAGTTCTCCAGAAGACACCCAATCATCCCTAAACGCTACGTGATGCCCTGGAAACAAGACATGGTTAATAGAAAGCTCATTCTCAGGGTAAGCAAGTGAAGAACAATTCAAGACAGGGAGTCTGACAAATTGTTGTGGTTTGTAAATATAATTTAATTAATCTTTGCCACAAGAATCTTCCAACCGCTATGATTAGCAGCTCTTTTGCAACCAGATTCTTTTGTTCAAACTTGAACCTGTTTGTATTAACTTAAAAAGGGGTTGGCTTTCTTGGCTTAGGAAAACTAGAATGTAAAGCAAGCTTGTGAAATGTAGAAGAAAAATATAgacacttacctcagtagagaaaAACACCTGGAGTCTGGACCCTCCAGAGGccttccctgtcccctcctgCTCGCCGTTCCAGCGTGGGACCCCCCAAGAGCTCAGAGCCGCCACTTGAGCTTTGGCTCCACGCTAGTGTGCAGGCGCAAGCCATATGCAAAGTGTGGCCAAGCTCCATCAACAAGCCCTCATTGACGGGCTtcagggggtcccagtgctgaaatcgcgaggaggagggggatggggcaAGCCTCTGTATTATCCAGATGCCTCCTACAACCTAGGTAAATACCCATTTGAGACACTTTTTTGCTACAGGTATATTTTAATGTGAAACTCTGGACATTGTTAAAATGAACAATACTTTACTCCTCAGGAAGGCTCCCGCTTGTGCCCCGGCCTTATTTATTTTACAGATATCTTTTTTTGGCACTGATGTAGGGGTACAGGACATCCAACATATTCCAAGAGGTCCACCACATCCTTAAAGTGAAATACTACTACATTTCTATACAGTATTAGTGACACACCATTGTGCCCTCTAATAATAAGTAGTCTGTTTTCTTTGCCCTGTATGATTACAGATTTCATGCGCCAGGCTTGGTGGACACCAGGCATCCATTCTGTTTCGTGGAGGTGGGGCACAAAAATCACTGATGTTGTGCATGCAGCATGTATCAGTGAGTTCTATACTTATAATGCATGCTTCTTCACCCAGGTACTCAAATTGGGTAGATGCAGGGTGGGGCCCATCTTCCACCAAGCCACACTTAGGCTCATGGGCACAGCGAGATGCAAAGGTTGGCACCTTGTACTCAATCCAATCAACTTCATTCAATGTAGACCAGGGAGTCCAACCAGAAACCACGACACCTTGGGGAAAGGTCCAAACAATAACAAAGATCAATCCATTAAATTTGATTCTCCTTTTGGAGGCACTGCATGGAATATGGACATAAGTGACATGTGGTGCTGCCTGTTCGAAAAGTTGGCTCTCCAGGAAGGAAGTGACCCCAGAGCTATGTTA contains:
- the SPMIP10 gene encoding sperm-associated microtubule inner protein 10, with amino-acid sequence MESHSVLMDVRPQSSAEEQSSVKQLPESSRKPEAMNSVATITDIKGLVHSHVPEFSRRHPIIPKRYVMPWKQDMVNRKLILRHADLAEVHRGPQEESLFLENRERRCHGEMRHLVLEKMKISSQMPTTDLPLHSPLSRYNSYMINQRSRMLGPQ